The Nyctibius grandis isolate bNycGra1 chromosome 29, bNycGra1.pri, whole genome shotgun sequence genome window below encodes:
- the NOL8 gene encoding nucleolar protein 8 isoform X5, protein MKTFAYISVSISDADLQKCMSVLNKTKWKGGTLQIELAKESFLHRLTMEREEAKLQKEKPQRNDKACLLESLKKAGVVDFHMKAVPGTEVPDHKKWVVGKFGRVLPILHLRSQQKNKIVKYDPSKYCHNLRKLEPGLTHAVSISELTWNLEGRDDSINKKRQGEFPVTKKPPKKLRQLGSEALNGAVVLSPGCQSCSKNTISPQLDQRSNPKSSDKSKLPPSSSLNSKISGRGLLSDRSNISGVTAQNNMSVSDSDIDSEEESRAMAKKELEIQRAEDVETESDHLEIVGDNFGLKYNSHWSLSDPDARKKANKGSYREKETMECDNGYDSADTDEIIAESKTPDLSSRKTAILEDSKQVKVKNKKILANKKCDLVNNSSLKTCNLKEEYVERKWKMKKSKIGALQGTAVNSTTKTSDTESSYSELEKGESEISSDYESMMQNCYRLDLTLGDLKALATENTGTPGEESDSTQSSSQRSVEENPQDNVANKLKLSKFHPAVKKKCICPEDIVAAILAGEENADEESSKGPNNPCLKYQPFRGMGSLCEKELTKDSTGLKKSSVESLGLEACISYCGEELYKRQCKNHLLYSLEVSSKKRQNMHCEQHKELSDAASLAGERNQPLSWPRLQGKSKDTNSLQGDRSSEHGDAAPRTDQSEDESSDMDSNAAASQKHVEQELKSPRLLSKKLQRDVSNQNPECEANRCENGKTSLLENKELCLHATASKEPNTEKKQLQDNQRRLAALEERQKERELQKKLIQGALSNLDSRPAGKHKHIVFSSDVESEAEVDEMLKKDASLGSAHEEDESAPKTSGRLFESSEDEQDDTDDERFKIKPQFEGKAGQKLLKLQSRFGTDERFRMDARFLESDSEEEAETNIVKADEEEELAAEKKKNLQILGSLLNINLEHPKPTKMAISAKKFKDINALRYDPARQDHAIFEKKPSATEKESKAQRKKKRKESEKLPEVSKETYYDIAVDLKELFGSSKSKSEKNEEIPWDKDDVEDSTPPDHLGPNTGCNVAQESSGFMFSFFGDTEESGVKEEPYVVETIKPVKVTWQEDPRFQDSSSEGDDEPEASESERDKEMFFSLPQTESARLFFFSKDDERLREGPKLFCRSVDLSEEKDGWEDRRRILIEECRKKHKDARRKVKAKQ, encoded by the exons ATGAAAACTTTTGCTTACATCAGTGTCAGCATTTCTGATGCAGATCTTCAAAAGT GCAtgtcagttttaaataaaacaaaatggaaaggggGGACACTGCAAATTGAGTTGGCCAAAGAAAGCTTTTTGCACAg GCTCACCATGGAGAGGGAGGAagcaaagctgcagaaagaaaagccacagaGAAATGACAAAGCATGTCTGTTAGAGTCCCTGAAAAAGGCTGGAGTTGTAGACTTTCACATGAAAGCAGTACCAGGTACAGAGGTGCCAGACCATAAG aaatggGTTGTTGGTAAATTCGGCAGAGTCTTGCCTATCCTTCACCTTAGGagtcaacaaaaaaataaa ATTGTGAAATATGACCCATCAAAATATTGCCATAACCTTAGAAAGCTGGAGCCAGGTTTGACACATGCAGTTTCTATATCCGAGCTTACGTGGAACTTGGAAGGGAGAGATGACAGCATAAACAAGAAGCGGCAAGGAGAGTTCCCTGTAACTAAGAAGCCGCCTAAAAAACTGAGGCAACTGGGCAGTGAGGCTCTGAATGGAGCAGTAGTTCTCTCTCCTGGGTGCCAGTCATGTTCAAAAAACACAATCTCCCCCCAGCTAGATCAAAGATCAAACCCCAAATCCAGTGACAAGTCTAAATTGCCTCCATCGAGCAGTCTTAATAGTAAAATATCAGGGAGAGGTTTACTATCAGATAGAAGCAATATTTCTGGAGTTACAGCTCAAAATAATATGAGTGTTTCTGATAGTGACATTGATTctgaagaggaaagcagagcaatGGCAAAGAAAGAGTTAGAAATACAAAGAGCTGAAGATGTTGAGACTGAAAGTGACCACTTGGAAATTGTTGGGGATAATTTTGGATTAAAATACAATAGTCACTGGTCCTTAAGTGATCCAGATGCAAGGAAGAAAGCTAACAAAGGAAGTtatagagagaaagaaactatGGAATGCGATAATGGTTATGATTCAGCAGATACAGATGAAATTATTGCTGAAAGTAAAACTCCAGATTTAAGTAGCAGGAAAACCGCAATTTTAGAAGATTCTAAACAGGtaaaggtgaaaaataaaaaaatattagctaACAAAAAATGTGATTTGGTAAATAACTCCTCACTGAAAACTtgcaatttaaaagaagaatacgttgaaagaaaatggaaaatgaaaaaatccaaaattGGTGCCTTGCAGGGTACAGCAGTTAACAGTACAACAAAGACAAGTGACACTGAGAGCTCTTATTCAGAGCTTGAGAAAGGGGAGTCTGAAATCAGTTCTGATTATGAATCCATGATGCAAAACTGTTACCGCTTAGACCTTACGTTAGGTGACTTAAAAGCATTAGCCACTGAAAACACTGGGACACCAGGAGAAGAATCTGATAGTACACAGAGTTCTAGTCAGCGCAGTGTTGAAGAAAATCCTCAGGATAATGTTGCAAATAAACTAAAACTTTCTAAATTTCAccctgcagttaaaaaaaaatgtatctgtcCTGAAGATATAGTTGCTGCGATTTTGGCAGGGGAGGAGAATGCTGATGAAGAAAGCTCCAAGGGACCAAATAATCCATGTTTGAAATACCAACCCTTCAGAGGAATGGGGTCCCTTTGTGAAAAAGAGTTAACTAAGGACAGCACTGGTTTAAAGAAGAGCTCGGTAGAAAGTTTAGGTCTTGAAGCTTGTATTTCTTATTGTGGGGAGGAGTTGTATAAAAGACAGTGTAAGAACCACCTGTTGTATTCACTTGAAGTCAGCAgtaaaaagagacaaaatatgCATTGTGAACAGCACAAGGAATTGTCAGATGCTGCCTCCTTAGCAGGTGAGAGAAATCAGCCGCTTTCCTGGCCACGTTTACAAGGAAAGAGCAAAGATACGAATTCTTTGCAAGGTGACCGAAGTTCAGAGCATGGAGATGCTGCTCCTAGAACTGATCAGAGTGAAGATGAGAGCAGTGACATGGATAGTAATGCTGcagcatcacagaaacatgttgAACAAGAACTGAAAAGCCCAAgactgctttcaaaaaaattgcAGAGGGATGTGAGCAATCAAAATCCAGAATGTGAAGCTAATAGATGTGAGAATGGGAAGACAAGCCTTCTGGAAAATAAGGAGCTTTGTCTTCATGCTACTGCTTCAAAGGAACctaatacagaaaagaaacagttgcAGGATAACCAGAGGAGACTGGCAGCTCTagaagagagacagaaggaGAGAGAATTACAGAAGAAACTAATTCAAGGAGCTCTTTCAAATCTG GATAGCCGGCCAGCAGGCAAGCATAAACACATCGTGTTCAGTTCAGATGTGGAAAGTGAAGCTGAAGTAGATGAGATGTTGAAGAAAGATGCAAGTTTGGGAAGTGCGCATGAAGAA GATGAATCTGCTCCTAAGACTTCAGGCAGGCTGTTTGAAAGCAGTGAGGATGAGCAAGATGATACAGATGATGAGAGATTCAAAATTAAGCCCCAGTTTGAAGGCAAAGCTGGTCAAAAA CTCTTGAAATTGCAATCACGATTTGGCACAGATGAAAGATTTCGCATGGATGCTCGATTCCTTGAAAGTGACAGTGAAGAAGAAG caGAGACAAACATTGTGAAGGCagatgaggaagaagagcttgctgcagagaaaaagaaaaatctacaaATACTGGGAAGCCTCTTGAATATCAACCTGGAACACCCTAAGCCAACTAAAATGGCCATAAGTGCTAAGAAATTCAA aGATATTAATGCCCTCCGCTATGATCCCGCGAGACAGGACCATGccatttttgaaaagaaaccaagtgctacagaaaaagagag TAAAGctcaaaggaagaagaagaggaaagagagtgAGAAACTGCCTGAAGTGTCTAAAGAAACATATTATGATATTGCTGTTGATTTAAAAGAGTTGTTTGGGTCTTCAAAgagcaaatcagaaaaaaatgaagaaatacccTGGGACAAAGATGATGTGGAGGACTCTACCCCACCTGACCATTTGGGACCTAACACTGGGTGTAACGTAGCTCAGGAGTCTAGTGgtttcatgttttccttctttggaGACACGGAGGAGTCGGGTGTCAAAGAAG AACCCTACGTGGTTGAAACAATAAAACCTGTAAAAGTCACATGGCAAGAAGATCCACGTTTCCAAGACAGCAGTTCTGAGGGTGACGATGAACCAGAGGCATCAGAAAGTGAAAGGGACAAAGAAAT GTTTTTCTCTTTACCACAAACAGAAAGTGCTagacttttcttcttctccaaaGATGATGAACGGCTAAGAG AGGGCCCTAAGTTATTTTGTAGATCAGTAGAcctcagtgaagaaaaagatggTTGGGAAGACAGACGTAGAATATTGATTGAG gaatgCCGGAAGAAGCATAAGGATGCAAGAAGGaaagtgaaagcaaaacaataa
- the NOL8 gene encoding nucleolar protein 8 isoform X4 produces the protein MEKKQVLKRLYVGGLGHTVSKAELQERFGKFGHVLDAEIITRKDDQGNPMKTFAYISVSISDADLQKCMSVLNKTKWKGGTLQIELAKESFLHRLTMEREEAKLQKEKPQRNDKACLLESLKKAGVVDFHMKAVPGTEVPDHKKWVVGKFGRVLPILHLRSQQKNKIVKYDPSKYCHNLRKLEPGLTHAVSISELTWNLEGRDDSINKKRQGEFPVTKKPPKKLRQLGSEALNGAVVLSPGCQSCSKNTISPQLDQRSNPKSSDKSKLPPSSSLNSKISGRGLLSDRSNISGVTAQNNMSVSDSDIDSEEESRAMAKKELEIQRAEDVETESDHLEIVGDNFGLKYNSHWSLSDPDARKKANKGSYREKETMECDNGYDSADTDEIIAESKTPDLSSRKTAILEDSKQVKVKNKKILANKKCDLVNNSSLKTCNLKEEYVERKWKMKKSKIGALQGTAVNSTTKTSDTESSYSELEKGESEISSDYESMMQNCYRLDLTLGDLKALATENTGTPGEESDSTQSSSQRSVEENPQDNVANKLKLSKFHPAVKKKCICPEDIVAAILAGEENADEESSKGPNNPCLKYQPFRGMGSLCEKELTKDSTGLKKSSVESLGLEACISYCGEELYKRQCKNHLLYSLEVSSKKRQNMHCEQHKELSDAASLAGERNQPLSWPRLQGKSKDTNSLQGDRSSEHGDAAPRTDQSEDESSDMDSNAAASQKHVEQELKSPRLLSKKLQRDVSNQNPECEANRCENGKTSLLENKELCLHATASKEPNTEKKQLQDNQRRLAALEERQKERELQKKLIQGALSNLDSRPAGKHKHIVFSSDVESEAEVDEMLKKDASLGSAHEEDESAPKTSGRLFESSEDEQDDTDDERFKIKPQFEGKAGQKLLKLQSRFGTDERFRMDARFLESDSEEEAETNIVKADEEEELAAEKKKNLQILGSLLNINLEHPKPTKMAISAKKFKDINALRYDPARQDHAIFEKKPSATEKESKAQRKKKRKESEKLPEVSKETYYDIAVDLKELFGSSKSKSEKNEEIPWDKDDVEDSTPPDHLGPNTGCNVAQESSGFMFSFFGDTEESGVKEEPYVVETIKPVKVTWQEDPRFQDSSSEGDDEPEASESERDKEMFFSLPQTESARLFFFSKDDERLREGPKLFCRSVDLSEEKDGWEDRRRILIEECRKKHKDARRKVKAKQ, from the exons atggagaagaaacaagttTTGAAACGCTTGTATGTGGGAGGGCTTGGCCATACGGTTTCTAAGGCTGAATTGCAAGAAAGATTTGGGAAGTTTGGGCATGTTTTGGATGCAGAGATTATTACCAGGAAAGATGATCAGG GGAACCCTATGAAAACTTTTGCTTACATCAGTGTCAGCATTTCTGATGCAGATCTTCAAAAGT GCAtgtcagttttaaataaaacaaaatggaaaggggGGACACTGCAAATTGAGTTGGCCAAAGAAAGCTTTTTGCACAg GCTCACCATGGAGAGGGAGGAagcaaagctgcagaaagaaaagccacagaGAAATGACAAAGCATGTCTGTTAGAGTCCCTGAAAAAGGCTGGAGTTGTAGACTTTCACATGAAAGCAGTACCAGGTACAGAGGTGCCAGACCATAAG aaatggGTTGTTGGTAAATTCGGCAGAGTCTTGCCTATCCTTCACCTTAGGagtcaacaaaaaaataaa ATTGTGAAATATGACCCATCAAAATATTGCCATAACCTTAGAAAGCTGGAGCCAGGTTTGACACATGCAGTTTCTATATCCGAGCTTACGTGGAACTTGGAAGGGAGAGATGACAGCATAAACAAGAAGCGGCAAGGAGAGTTCCCTGTAACTAAGAAGCCGCCTAAAAAACTGAGGCAACTGGGCAGTGAGGCTCTGAATGGAGCAGTAGTTCTCTCTCCTGGGTGCCAGTCATGTTCAAAAAACACAATCTCCCCCCAGCTAGATCAAAGATCAAACCCCAAATCCAGTGACAAGTCTAAATTGCCTCCATCGAGCAGTCTTAATAGTAAAATATCAGGGAGAGGTTTACTATCAGATAGAAGCAATATTTCTGGAGTTACAGCTCAAAATAATATGAGTGTTTCTGATAGTGACATTGATTctgaagaggaaagcagagcaatGGCAAAGAAAGAGTTAGAAATACAAAGAGCTGAAGATGTTGAGACTGAAAGTGACCACTTGGAAATTGTTGGGGATAATTTTGGATTAAAATACAATAGTCACTGGTCCTTAAGTGATCCAGATGCAAGGAAGAAAGCTAACAAAGGAAGTtatagagagaaagaaactatGGAATGCGATAATGGTTATGATTCAGCAGATACAGATGAAATTATTGCTGAAAGTAAAACTCCAGATTTAAGTAGCAGGAAAACCGCAATTTTAGAAGATTCTAAACAGGtaaaggtgaaaaataaaaaaatattagctaACAAAAAATGTGATTTGGTAAATAACTCCTCACTGAAAACTtgcaatttaaaagaagaatacgttgaaagaaaatggaaaatgaaaaaatccaaaattGGTGCCTTGCAGGGTACAGCAGTTAACAGTACAACAAAGACAAGTGACACTGAGAGCTCTTATTCAGAGCTTGAGAAAGGGGAGTCTGAAATCAGTTCTGATTATGAATCCATGATGCAAAACTGTTACCGCTTAGACCTTACGTTAGGTGACTTAAAAGCATTAGCCACTGAAAACACTGGGACACCAGGAGAAGAATCTGATAGTACACAGAGTTCTAGTCAGCGCAGTGTTGAAGAAAATCCTCAGGATAATGTTGCAAATAAACTAAAACTTTCTAAATTTCAccctgcagttaaaaaaaaatgtatctgtcCTGAAGATATAGTTGCTGCGATTTTGGCAGGGGAGGAGAATGCTGATGAAGAAAGCTCCAAGGGACCAAATAATCCATGTTTGAAATACCAACCCTTCAGAGGAATGGGGTCCCTTTGTGAAAAAGAGTTAACTAAGGACAGCACTGGTTTAAAGAAGAGCTCGGTAGAAAGTTTAGGTCTTGAAGCTTGTATTTCTTATTGTGGGGAGGAGTTGTATAAAAGACAGTGTAAGAACCACCTGTTGTATTCACTTGAAGTCAGCAgtaaaaagagacaaaatatgCATTGTGAACAGCACAAGGAATTGTCAGATGCTGCCTCCTTAGCAGGTGAGAGAAATCAGCCGCTTTCCTGGCCACGTTTACAAGGAAAGAGCAAAGATACGAATTCTTTGCAAGGTGACCGAAGTTCAGAGCATGGAGATGCTGCTCCTAGAACTGATCAGAGTGAAGATGAGAGCAGTGACATGGATAGTAATGCTGcagcatcacagaaacatgttgAACAAGAACTGAAAAGCCCAAgactgctttcaaaaaaattgcAGAGGGATGTGAGCAATCAAAATCCAGAATGTGAAGCTAATAGATGTGAGAATGGGAAGACAAGCCTTCTGGAAAATAAGGAGCTTTGTCTTCATGCTACTGCTTCAAAGGAACctaatacagaaaagaaacagttgcAGGATAACCAGAGGAGACTGGCAGCTCTagaagagagacagaaggaGAGAGAATTACAGAAGAAACTAATTCAAGGAGCTCTTTCAAATCTG GATAGCCGGCCAGCAGGCAAGCATAAACACATCGTGTTCAGTTCAGATGTGGAAAGTGAAGCTGAAGTAGATGAGATGTTGAAGAAAGATGCAAGTTTGGGAAGTGCGCATGAAGAA GATGAATCTGCTCCTAAGACTTCAGGCAGGCTGTTTGAAAGCAGTGAGGATGAGCAAGATGATACAGATGATGAGAGATTCAAAATTAAGCCCCAGTTTGAAGGCAAAGCTGGTCAAAAA CTCTTGAAATTGCAATCACGATTTGGCACAGATGAAAGATTTCGCATGGATGCTCGATTCCTTGAAAGTGACAGTGAAGAAGAAG caGAGACAAACATTGTGAAGGCagatgaggaagaagagcttgctgcagagaaaaagaaaaatctacaaATACTGGGAAGCCTCTTGAATATCAACCTGGAACACCCTAAGCCAACTAAAATGGCCATAAGTGCTAAGAAATTCAA aGATATTAATGCCCTCCGCTATGATCCCGCGAGACAGGACCATGccatttttgaaaagaaaccaagtgctacagaaaaagagag TAAAGctcaaaggaagaagaagaggaaagagagtgAGAAACTGCCTGAAGTGTCTAAAGAAACATATTATGATATTGCTGTTGATTTAAAAGAGTTGTTTGGGTCTTCAAAgagcaaatcagaaaaaaatgaagaaatacccTGGGACAAAGATGATGTGGAGGACTCTACCCCACCTGACCATTTGGGACCTAACACTGGGTGTAACGTAGCTCAGGAGTCTAGTGgtttcatgttttccttctttggaGACACGGAGGAGTCGGGTGTCAAAGAAG AACCCTACGTGGTTGAAACAATAAAACCTGTAAAAGTCACATGGCAAGAAGATCCACGTTTCCAAGACAGCAGTTCTGAGGGTGACGATGAACCAGAGGCATCAGAAAGTGAAAGGGACAAAGAAAT GTTTTTCTCTTTACCACAAACAGAAAGTGCTagacttttcttcttctccaaaGATGATGAACGGCTAAGAG AGGGCCCTAAGTTATTTTGTAGATCAGTAGAcctcagtgaagaaaaagatggTTGGGAAGACAGACGTAGAATATTGATTGAG gaatgCCGGAAGAAGCATAAGGATGCAAGAAGGaaagtgaaagcaaaacaataa